Below is a genomic region from Leucoraja erinacea ecotype New England chromosome 23, Leri_hhj_1, whole genome shotgun sequence.
TGACGGCGCCGCCCGCGTTGCGCGCCGTGCACGTGTACGTGCCCGCGTCCTGCGTGCGCGCGCTGTAGATGACCAGCTGGCCGATGTTGGTCACCACCATGTTGCCCTGCACGTGGTTAGGCCGCAGCACGACGCTCGGCCCATCCGCCCTCTGCCTCTCCCAGCTGATGTCCGGCCTCGGCCTCCCGCTCACGGCGCACAGGAAGCTCACCGTGCCGCCCGCGTAGATGGACTGGCGGGCAGGGGTGGCCAGCAGGGCCGGGGCCTGCACTCCGGACACGGGCGTGGTGGTGGTGAGTGGGCCGGGGCCGGGGTgggtggtggcggcggcggcgggcccTGGGCCTAGGCCGAAGCCTGGGCCTCCCGTGCTGGTGCTGGCCGTGGCGGGGCTGGTGTGGGGCGGGGGCAGGGGGCTGGAGGATGACGAGGCCCCACCGGCCAGGCGGTGGGTGCAGGTGACCACGGTCAGGGTGATGCCTTTGCCGCAAGCCTCGGCGTCCATGTAACACTTGTTGTAGTAGGTGAGGCCGTCCGACGCGCAGGTGAAGCGAGGCTCCTTCTCGCAGCGGTCTCGGCACTTACACACCGGCTGCCCGTCCCACACGTCGCACTCCGAGCCCTGCTGGGCGCACATGAAGCGGTCGCAGCTGGCGCCACGGGGCAAGGAAGCCGGACCACGGCCGCCCTTCAGCGCCATGTAGCGCGACGCCACGCAGCTGCGGGACCCGCACACGTTGGGGCAGCACTTCTCGAACGTCTCGCAGtcctggagagggagaaggagacagagagagagatgagagagagagagagagagagagagagagagagtgtgtgtgtgagagaggagagagagtgtgagagactgtgggagagaaagagagagcgaaGCTGGGGTTGGCAacgcaggggagagagggagggagcgagagagggagggaggggagggtcgaCGTGCGGGGAAAGGTGAACGGACCGGGGACAGGTAGGGAGAATTATTCTGCAACCCCCTCTTCCCCGGCCTGTCTGTCCCTCGACTCGACTCGCCTTCACTCCGGTTCATTATTCCTTCTCGGGACGACCagcccacctctccccccacccccccctcaactgGACGTTGCCCGCCAGTGTCCGGACCTCCGGCCTCAATACCACGCCCCGCCCAACAAACATCTCCGGCTCccggggagagaggtggaggtttCCTCCCATTGAGTGTCTGCGCCCGAATCCCCGCTTCTATCCTCCcgactctccctctgtctctctctctctgcatcgcGCCGCTCCCTCGGTCGACGCCGGGACGCGGCCCGGCACCTCCACCCGGGCCACCCCATCACCAAGGGGacgggaaggagaagggggggggggatatgtacccaaactggggagaaggcaggaactgattggggatgatcagccatgatcaccttgaatggcggtgctggctggaagggccgaatggcctactcctgcaccattgtctctctctctctgcatgttCGGTTGACTCAGAGTACCGGATCCCGACTCtataaggcaggaactgattggggatgatcagccatgatcacattgaatggcggtgctggctggaagggccgaatggcctactcctgcaccattgtcCCCCCTCCGCTCCCTCCCCGAACCCCGTCCCCCGACCCGTCACCGATTTCCATCCCTGGTCCTGACGCGGAGCGGACGGTTCCCATCTCCTGCCCCCCGTTGTCGGGTCCCGCGGAGTCGGGGACAGCGACCCACACCTCCAGAGggaactgtgcaggaaggaactgcagatgctggaaaatcgaaggtagacaaaaatgctggaggaacgcagcgggtgaggcagcatctctggagagaaggaatgggtgacgtttcgggtcgagacccttcttcagacttgcagatgctggtttaacccggggacaggcacaaagtgctggagtaactcagcgggacaggcagcttctcgggagagaaggaatgggtgacgtttcgggtcgagacccttctgtcccgatgagttactccaacattttgtgtctgtctccggagggaactgcagaagttCAAAGCAACTCCGGAGTCTGGAGAGAGCGCTGGACTGCAATCCCAAATAATAccggggcagagaggggggggggggggggggggggctaccgcTGCCGGCTCCGCCCGGAGTTTGGAAGCTGGTTTGTGGGTTGGGGGTCGGAGTTTCCCCCGGTTTGAGGAGCGGACGCGGATGAATTACCTGGTCCGTCTCACACTCCCGGGAGCAGGTACTCTGCGCGTCCACCCACAGGCTGGGGGTCATCTCGTTGGGGCAGATGCCGGCGTGTGAGTACTTGATCCGTGTAGCTGGGACCCCGAGGGCGgcgggcggcagcagcagcagcaggagagCCGCCAGCGGAACCCGCTTCATGGCTGCTGCCGGTGACAGCGACCTATGTCTCATGTGCCCGGATCCAAGCTGTGGCGTAGCCGCTCCAAGCTGTGCTCGCCTCTTCCCGAGGCTCCGAGCCACGGACTGCTGCCTGCCAGTGCCTCGCGGGTTTACACACAACTAGCATCTAATGAGATTAGCTCCGCGGCCCCCCTGTATTTATACGCTGCCTCGGAGTAACTGCTGGCACCAGACACTCTACAGGTGACTAACTGGCGCGGCGTGCGCGGTgccctgtgtccccccccccccctccttccccgggAGCGGGGCTCACTCGGTCTATGGGCGCCCGGGAACCCCGAGATCGCCCCAATCTCACTTGCCGCACCCAGTCTCTCGCACTAAGACTCGGGGCGCCCAAACTCCAGCGGGAGATACTTTAAACTTCCAGTTGGACATCTTGCAATTCATGCAAGCGTTGGCGACTGAGGCGGAGCCTGGTAGAAGTCTATAACAttatcagaggtagacaaaagtgctggagaaactcagtgggggcagcagcatatatggaacgaaggaaatagacaacgttgcctccatagatgctgctgcacccgctgagtttctccagcacttttgtttaccttcgattttccagcatctgcacagttccttcttaaaaacattatCAGAGTgtatggggtagacagtcagaacatgtcTACCTGGGGTGCTAAGGTCAACGTCTAGagggcatagagtgatacagcttggacacacgcccttcggcccaacttgccctgacacctgtcctatccatgtacctgtccaaatgtttctcaaacgctgcgatagtcccagcctcaactacctcatctgtcagctcgttccatgcacccaccaccttctgtgtgaaaaagtcacccctcaggttcctgttgaaTATGtccctttaaggtgagaggtcagTCTCCGTCACCCCACCGTTATTCCCTTTGCTCGGTCTCAGCAGCGCCCGGGCAATGTTCACCCGGGACATCCATGAAGATCCATCTTTCTGGAAAGCTTCACGGTTTGCTCATTTCCCTGGGTTGTCCGGGGCATCAGGGAGCGCTGGGAACTGAGGTCGATGTGACTCGGACCTCGCGGAGAAGATGCCTGTGGCAGCTGGAAGTCACTGATCCAGGCACCTGTCACCTGTCACCTGTCCCCCGACCTCCTCAGGACAGACCCTGGTCACAAACATCTGGCTCCACAATCACCGTCCGGAGGTGGCAGTGCAGATGGTCGCTGGTGACCGGACGATGGTCAGTTTGTCCTGGACAAGGTTCAGACCCGGCCCGGTCAATGGCCACAAAGCCTCCAAGCAACCACCTCTACTCTGCATTTTTACTGCAGCAAggcagagtcatgcagcatggaaacaggcccttcggcccaactcgtcgcAGCCAACCCAAGATGCCTAACCGagctagtcccatgtgcctgcaTCTAAAGTttggttcattgtcacatgtaccaacgtACAGTGAACAGTTTTTATGGCGTGCCTACCCGTCAACAGAAAGACTAagttattacaatcgagctgtccacagtgtacagatttaaggtatagtgcaaggtaaagtccgattaaagatagtccaagggtctccaatgaggtagatagtagctcagcactgctctctagttgtgcttggatggttcagttgcccgataccagctgtgaagaaactgtatctgaatctggaggtgtgtgtgtgtgtttcaccaAAGCTCTCGATCCACGCACCTGACAACCACGCCGGAGACACCATTGATCAGTAACAGTTGAATCTGCGACAACATTTGTAGTTACAGAGGCTGGGGATGGTGTGCTGGGTCCCTCCCTGACACCCCAAGGTCTCTCCACCATCTACAGGACACAAGTGTGTTGTACACTCTCCCCTcgcctgggtggcagtgtgaactgtgaggaggatgctctgagaatgcagggtgacttggacaagttgggggaatgggaagatgcatggcagatgaagtttaatgtggataaaagtgaggttatccactttggtagcaaaaacaggaaggcagattattatctaaatggagtcaagttgggaaaaggggaagtacaacaggatctgggggtccttgttcatcagtctatgaatgtaagcatgcaggtacagcaggcaatgaagaaagcgaatggcatgttggcctttataacaagaggaattgaatataggagcaaagagatctctctgcagttgtaccgagccctagtgagaccacacctggaatattgtgtgcagttttggtcccctaatttgaggaagaacattcttgctattcagggagtgcagcgtgggtttacaaggttaattaccgggatggcaggactgtcatatgctgagagaatggggcagctgggtgtacactctggagtttagaaggatgagaggagatctcattgaagcatataagattgttgagggtttggacatgctagaggcagtccactttttctcacagagagtggtgagtctgtggaattctctgcctcagagggcggttgaggccggttctctggatgctttcaagagagagctagatagggctcttaaaaatagcggagtcaggggatatggggagaaggcaggaacggtgtactgattggggatgatcagccatgatcacattgaatgggcggtgctggctcgaagggccgaatggcctactactgcacctattgtctattgtccttcatGTGGCCGCAgagtgtactacacgtcagtccattggatttgcaCGAGTCCATCGTAGCCttctaagatctttggtgaacACCGTCTGCTAGATGCATCAAGGTTACTCGCCCAGGCTACTCCAACCGGTagcatgcaggtagatgggatggtgAA
It encodes:
- the LOC129708480 gene encoding WAP, Kazal, immunoglobulin, Kunitz and NTR domain-containing protein 2-like, translating into MRHRSLSPAAAMKRVPLAALLLLLLPPAALGVPATRIKYSHAGICPNEMTPSLWVDAQSTCSRECETDQDCETFEKCCPNVCGSRSCVASRYMALKGGRGPASLPRGASCDRFMCAQQGSECDVWDGQPVCKCRDRCEKEPRFTCASDGLTYYNKCYMDAEACGKGITLTVVTCTHRLAGGASSSSSPLPPPHTSPATASTSTGGPGFGLGPGPAAAATTHPGPGPLTTTTPVSGVQAPALLATPARQSIYAGGTVSFLCAVSGRPRPDISWERQRADGPSVVLRPNHVQGNMVVTNIGQLVIYSARTQDAGTYTCTARNAGGAVSAHFPLSVIKRAALQATSAGSDDPRRRHHGNASLVMAAPARECLRRPEDRHCAEARMRWFYDARKNNCFTFGLCGSDGDDGGGGLDHNYFASYEACMGSCMSEPVNACGLPALQGGCRVWEPRWAYSGLHRQCQPFIYGGCGGNENNFESRETCEEICPYPRSQQCKACKPRFKIVTSFCKSDYVIVGRLSELAEEADSGRALFTVERVLKDEKMGLQFFGSEVLEITLLNMDWGCPCPNMTTEDGPLIVMGDVHNGMATLQPHSFVKAVNDKRIKKLAEVKEKKTCDLLRELTGLQ